Genomic segment of Perca flavescens isolate YP-PL-M2 chromosome 7, PFLA_1.0, whole genome shotgun sequence:
TCTTGTGAATATAGGAAACTACTTCACATTTGAATCAGTATTTTTGTCCCCAAGAAAAGGCATCTACAGTTTTAACTTCCATGTCATTAAAGTGTACCAGAGCCAAACCATACAGGtattatttttgttcatttcaCAGAGCTGTGCAATTGTTTCAGTGGTTAACCTGTTTTAGTATTGGAGTGGGCCAGAATGTCTCCTTTAGAGACTGGATGGAAATTATTGGTGTGGGgaggtggggtgtgtgtgtctttgttggtGGTGGTTGGGGGGGgagattgttaaaaaaaagctaaacCCTTCCACCAATTTCTAAAAGTAATATTGATACAGTATTAATTGGATTCACTTTCAATAACTAAGAGGCAAAGCATAAATAATTTAAGATGGTATACCCTAAACTTAACATTTAACCTAAGTATGTTAGTGGAATaatacttttcattttttttttagcatttgatcctttttttaaCTAATCTGCAAGAGGAAACAGACTTATTTTTTGTCACCTCTCaaaaaagcaattttttttattttagcaaaTCTTTGCcccaagttttatttttcagttcCAACTTCTTCCTACTCTTGATTGTTTATGAAAATATGTATATAAGTTTGCTATATGTTTACTGttcattttgttcatttttttttattttttattatttgttacaCGTccgaaaataaataaatctaattgaaataaataaataaaataggttTTAAGTGTTCAACTtggttattttactgttttttcatattttattttgataattcTATTTCATTCTCTGTACTTTTATGTGCTAGATCTTATTTAAATATAGTACTGAATTGCTTTACTTtgctttagtttagttttacattactttatttattatttatttatttgcactaATAAGACACAAAATCCATAATGAATTAAAGGACCAAAAAGGACAAACCTGAAAGGGTGGATACAGACATctcacaaagaaaaatattgacaTTTACCTCCCTCCCTAATAATTTACATACAGTCACTTAATATTAACTCATTTGCTTATTGATTTCATATTGGATTTTCTTGACTACTTGACCTCTGCTTGcaaaaaaacatacatgaatacaaataaaagCTTCATTGTAGACGTAAACCGAGCTGAAACCTTACGTTATTTATCTGATATACAATAAGTTCTCAGTATTCGTACGGTGAGATTTTTAATTAGCACAAGAGGTGGAGTTAAGATGTAACAAATAAGACGTAAACTATGCTAACACATATCCTATAAGCTATTCCTTTTGCATTACATTTGCTAATTGTTATTTCTGTTGTCCAGGTGAACTTAATGTTGAATGGGAAACCAGTCATCTCTGCCTTTGCGGGTGACAAAGATGTAACTCGTGAGGCGGCCACCAATGGAGTTCTGCTCTATCTAGAAAAAGAGGACAAAGTCTACTTAAAGCTGGAAAAGGGAAACCTAGTTGGTGGATGGCAATACtcaacattttctggctttCTTGTGTTCCCTctgtaaaaaaagtaaaaaaaaaaaaaaaaaaaaaaagaaaagaaaaagaagattgTAAGCTCACTGACTTCTTCATAATGTGTTGTCACTGTGTAATCAAAACATTGCGGCTGCGTCCGTTGGATCTTGCAAAATTGTTGAAAAATGATAGATGGAAGTGGATCtgagcagagagaggaggaaatatGACTTTGGAAATCGTTCACATTCTCTGGATGTGCCGAGTCCTCGTTCAGCTGAAAGAGACTTGAAATCTTCCCTATCGCTACTCTATGTTCCTGTCACTCAAGCAGCCTCAGAGAGGGACGCTAAAACATCCCAAAAGTACTTTTTGAACTTTGACTTGTCAGAGTATATTTAGCATACTGATGTTTTTCATGGCAACTGTTGGCATTCAAGTACATCTGCTTTTTAGGTGTAAACTGTAAATGCTTGTGTTATTTTTGTGACTTGTCATCACCAAAGTATTCACATTGTAAGTATGGGGAGGGGGTCTTCTCTGGAGCTAATGGTTCCTAATCAAGAGTTGGTCAAATGAGAGGAGTGATGAAACTAATTCCTTTGAATTTGATTTGAAATGCTTATtgcattattatttataaatctATGTTAATTGCAAAGCGTGTTAAGTGATCAAGGCATGGATGGATAACTGAATAGGCCTACCGGGCACAGGGCCCCCCTGGGCATAGGGAACCTGGTCACAGGGCCCCTGGTCACGGGGCCCCTGGGCCCCTTAACCCATTGGGCACCCTGGGCATCACCTGCAATGTCACTAAAAGACAAGTCTTTTACAAGTCTGTGCCCAGGGGCCCGTTGTGTCATAATCCGTCCATGATCAGAGGTCAGATTAAACATATGTCTGAACAATTATGCTCACTGCTGTTTTGCTTTTGATGAATTGTAGTGGTCAGTTTACTTTAATCCTCTCTCCTAGGAATCACATTTATATTCCACAAATTCATTTTGAGGGAAACGTAATTCTTGCCTGGATTGTGTGCAAAGTTATCTTCAATTATTACCTGTGGCTCTGGACACTGGGGTTAGCATCCTGAGTCCAACGCACAGTCAGGTTTAGTCTACAGAAGCCCTTTGGTTACAGAGGCTGtaatcaatgtttttattttaacaattgaCCAAATGACTACTTGTTGTTGCATGTAgtgatgaacacacacagagagtaatCAACCGACTGCGGttcccttaaaggtcccatggcatgaaaatttcactttatgaggttttttaatattaatatgcgttcccccagcctgcctatggctagaaatggtgataggtgtaaaccgagccctgggtatcctgctctgcctttgaggaaatgaaagctcagatgggccgatctggaatcttctccttatgaagTCATAAGAAGaaacctcccctttctctgctttgcccgcccagagaatttggcccacccatgagagagagagcgacattatggctttcaaacgagcaaagtggcagttggtcaaggccacatccccaccccccaccttgccccccccctctctcctcctcaatagcatttaaagctacacacacagaaatggcacatcctaaggaaaggtcattgtgggactggctctagtggctgtaattctgcaccaaggttgaatttcgggaaagagacttcagacacagtattaggggaccactaaggtctatataaaagagacttcagatacagtattaggggaccactaaggtcaatataaaacagacttcagatacagtattaggagaccactaaggtttatataaaagagacttcagatacagtattaggggaccactaaggcctatataaaagagacttcagatacagtattaggggaccactaaggcctatataaaagagacttcagatacagtattaggggaccactaaggtctatataaaatagacttcagatacagtattaagggaccactaaggtctatttaaaagagacttcagatacagtatt
This window contains:
- the cbln4 gene encoding cerebellin-4, with translation MLNSLVLMLSWTVISEVARAQNDTEPIVLEGKCLVVCDSNPTTDWKGSSSPLGISVRAANSKVAFSAVRSNNHEPSEMSNKTRIIYFDQVLVNIGNYFTFESVFLSPRKGIYSFNFHVIKVYQSQTIQVNLMLNGKPVISAFAGDKDVTREAATNGVLLYLEKEDKVYLKLEKGNLVGGWQYSTFSGFLVFPL